From the Chryseobacterium sp. G0201 genome, the window AAATATCATTTATTTTCTCATATTCAAAACCTTTCCCCATCAAATATTTAATAGTTTTTGATTTTTTTTGATATTCCTTTAAACCGGTTTGCTTTGAATAGTAATCTTCAAAGATTTTCTTCAATGTTTTTTCATAATCGGGTTCATAAATTTCATCAAAACATTTATTTATTAGTTTTTCTGAAATTTGTTTTTGCTTCAGATTAATTTTAATTTTATTTCTTCCCCAATGTTTTATATAAAATTTTCCACGGATGTAGCTTCTGGTAAATCTTTCTTCATTAAGGTAATTTTCCTTTAAAAGATAAAGTATGATCTCATCTTTAGCTTCCTCAATCAACATAAATTCCCGCATTTTCTGCTCTACTTCTGCGTGACAACGATCCTGATAAACGCAATAGTTCACCAGTTTCAGTTTAATCTCATCAAAAGTGAAAGATTTCTTTTCCATAATTGTATAAAAAAAGAATGAGCACAGGCCCATTCTTTATATTTTAAATTCGGTAAATATTAGTAGTTAAATAATGCTTTACCTTCCATTAATTCATTTACTTTTTTTCTTACAGAAGTAAGAACCTCTTCATTTTTAATATTATCAACCACTTCAGAAATCAACTCTGAAATAG encodes:
- a CDS encoding regulatory protein RecX, which produces MEKKSFTFDEIKLKLVNYCVYQDRCHAEVEQKMREFMLIEEAKDEIILYLLKENYLNEERFTRSYIRGKFYIKHWGRNKIKINLKQKQISEKLINKCFDEIYEPDYEKTLKKIFEDYYSKQTGLKEYQKKSKTIKYLMGKGFEYEKINDIFE